Proteins encoded by one window of Polaribacter haliotis:
- a CDS encoding DUF2064 domain-containing protein, producing MNNKTAILIFANSAEKETERKSFLSTEIFSALNNQTLKTVEKSGIKHFLFSEKEQVGNNFGERFSNAVETLFNKGFDNVITIGNDTPHLKVRHLLETETNLSSNDLVLGPSKDGGFYLMGIRKEHFNKKTFLKLPWQTNRLQKCITSISKSKNLEISFLEILNDIDKLEDIQFILDSFKRISTSILNLLKRYIISKKTFVFSTFFNIKKVFYSPNFNKGSPIIFA from the coding sequence TTGAATAACAAAACTGCCATATTAATTTTTGCAAATTCTGCTGAAAAAGAAACGGAAAGAAAATCATTTCTTTCTACTGAAATTTTTTCTGCATTAAATAATCAAACTTTAAAAACGGTAGAAAAATCTGGAATTAAACACTTTCTTTTTTCTGAAAAAGAGCAAGTTGGAAACAATTTTGGAGAGCGTTTTTCTAATGCAGTAGAAACACTTTTTAACAAAGGTTTCGACAATGTAATTACTATTGGGAATGATACACCACATTTAAAAGTGCGTCATTTATTAGAAACCGAAACCAATTTATCTTCTAACGATTTGGTTTTAGGACCATCTAAAGATGGTGGTTTTTATTTAATGGGAATTAGAAAAGAACATTTTAATAAAAAAACGTTCTTAAAATTACCTTGGCAAACCAATCGTTTACAAAAATGTATTACATCAATTTCAAAATCTAAAAATTTAGAAATTTCCTTTTTAGAAATCTTAAATGATATTGATAAATTAGAAGATATTCAGTTTATACTTGATAGTTTTAAAAGGATTTCAACGTCAATTTTAAATCTTTTAAAAAGATATATCATCTCTAAAAAGACGTTTGTTTTTTCTACTTTTTTCAACATAAAAAAAGTATTTTATTCTCCAAACTTCAATAAAGGTTCACCTATTATTTTTGCGTAA
- the arsS gene encoding arsenosugar biosynthesis radical SAM (seleno)protein ArsS (Some members of this family are selenoproteins.) — translation MATKSLKARNNDIANTSRQMEILSNGIFANGELPTFAAKIKETGHFPLRPKKLEILQINLGYMCNQVCEHCHVDAGPDRKEIMTVDTMKQCLEVIQKTEAHTLDLTGGAPEMNPNFRWFVEEASKAGIKDFIVRSNLTIIRANKKYYDLPEFFKKHNVHVVSSMPHWTRGKTDKQRGEGVFDLSIKALQELNAVGYGMPGSDLKLDLVYNPSGAFLPGDQMALQNDFKKALKEDFDIDFHSLFAITNLPISRFLDYLIASDNYEDYMHSLLDAYNPSAVENVMCTNTLSISWDGWLFDCDFNQMLNLKVASKVKHIKDYNEELLQDRNIIINQHCYGCTAGAGSSCQGVVA, via the coding sequence ATGGCTACAAAATCACTTAAAGCAAGAAATAACGATATTGCAAATACCTCACGTCAAATGGAAATTCTTTCAAACGGAATTTTCGCAAACGGAGAATTACCAACATTTGCGGCAAAAATTAAAGAAACTGGTCACTTTCCTTTGCGTCCTAAAAAACTAGAAATTCTACAAATAAATTTGGGATATATGTGTAACCAGGTTTGTGAACATTGTCATGTAGATGCTGGTCCAGATAGAAAAGAAATTATGACTGTAGACACGATGAAACAGTGTTTAGAAGTCATTCAAAAAACGGAAGCACACACGTTAGATTTAACTGGTGGAGCTCCAGAAATGAATCCTAATTTTAGATGGTTTGTAGAAGAAGCATCAAAAGCAGGAATTAAAGATTTTATTGTACGTTCTAACTTAACAATTATTAGAGCAAATAAAAAATATTACGACTTACCAGAATTCTTCAAAAAACATAATGTACACGTAGTTTCGTCAATGCCACATTGGACTCGTGGAAAAACAGACAAACAGCGTGGAGAAGGCGTTTTCGATTTATCTATAAAAGCATTGCAAGAATTAAATGCAGTGGGTTATGGAATGCCTGGATCTGATTTAAAATTAGATTTGGTGTATAACCCTTCAGGAGCATTTTTACCTGGAGATCAAATGGCACTACAAAATGATTTCAAAAAAGCGTTGAAAGAAGATTTTGATATCGATTTCCATAGTCTTTTTGCAATTACAAATTTACCAATTAGTCGTTTTTTAGATTATTTAATCGCTTCAGATAATTATGAAGATTATATGCATTCTTTGTTAGACGCATACAATCCTTCAGCTGTGGAAAACGTAATGTGTACAAATACACTTTCTATAAGTTGGGATGGTTGGTTGTTTGATTGCGATTTTAATCAAATGCTAAATTTAAAAGTAGCAAGTAAAGTAAAACACATTAAAGATTACAACGAAGAATTATTACAAGACAGAAATATTATTATCAATCAACATTGTTATGGTTGTACTGCTGGTGCAGGAAGTAGCTGTCAAGGTGTTGTAGCATAA
- a CDS encoding arsenosugar biosynthesis-associated peroxidase-like protein yields MSKTYYDSADLRKFGKITEWNEELGNKFFDYYGKVFEEGALTAREKSLIALAVAHTEQCPYCIDAYTKDTLQRGVTKEEMMEAIHVGAAIKSGATLVHGVQMMNKVNKLEM; encoded by the coding sequence ATGTCTAAAACATATTACGATTCCGCAGATTTAAGAAAATTCGGAAAAATTACAGAATGGAACGAAGAACTTGGAAACAAATTCTTCGATTATTATGGAAAAGTTTTTGAAGAAGGTGCCTTAACTGCTCGTGAAAAATCTTTAATTGCTTTGGCAGTTGCACACACAGAACAATGTCCATATTGTATAGATGCGTACACAAAAGACACTTTACAAAGAGGCGTTACCAAAGAAGAAATGATGGAAGCAATTCATGTGGGTGCCGCAATTAAAAGTGGTGCAACTTTAGTGCATGGAGTTCAAATGATGAATAAAGTAAATAAGCTAGAAATGTAA
- a CDS encoding DUF547 domain-containing protein — translation MKKILLALITLFTFSQANAQTAIFNDLLQKHVTKDGIVDYKSFKEDKAKLDIYISYLEKTSPENSWSENKQKAFWINAYNAYTIKKILENYPLKSIMDIKEKGKTAWKIPFAKVGGKTYTLDHIEHEILRKNLFDPRIHVGVNCASGSCPKLLNMAFTEENVDASLEKLMKEFVNDSSRNKISNKKVQISSIFDWFKEDFTKNGSVIDYLNKYSNIEIKNNARTSYLKYDWSLNGK, via the coding sequence ATGAAAAAAATACTTTTAGCACTTATAACCCTTTTTACATTTAGTCAAGCAAATGCTCAAACAGCTATTTTTAACGATTTACTTCAAAAGCACGTTACCAAAGACGGAATTGTAGATTACAAATCATTTAAAGAAGACAAAGCAAAATTAGACATTTACATTTCTTATTTAGAAAAAACTTCGCCAGAAAATTCTTGGTCAGAAAACAAACAAAAAGCATTTTGGATTAATGCTTATAACGCTTATACAATCAAAAAAATATTAGAAAACTATCCATTAAAAAGTATTATGGATATCAAAGAAAAAGGAAAAACCGCTTGGAAAATTCCTTTCGCTAAAGTTGGTGGAAAAACGTATACTTTAGACCATATAGAACACGAAATTTTACGTAAAAACTTGTTCGACCCAAGAATTCATGTTGGTGTAAATTGCGCCTCTGGTTCTTGTCCTAAATTATTAAACATGGCTTTTACAGAAGAAAATGTAGACGCTTCATTAGAAAAATTAATGAAAGAATTTGTAAACGATTCATCAAGAAATAAAATATCGAATAAGAAAGTTCAAATTTCTTCAATTTTCGATTGGTTTAAAGAAGACTTCACTAAAAATGGATCTGTTATCGATTATTTAAATAAATATTCTAATATAGAAATTAAGAATAACGCAAGAACATCTTATTTAAAATACGATTGGAGTTTAAACGGAAAATAA
- the fabD gene encoding ACP S-malonyltransferase: protein MKAYIFPGQGAQFTGMGLDLYEKSPLAQEYFEKANDILGFSITDIMFEGTAEQLKETKVTQPAIFLHSVILAKVLGDDFKPEMVAGHSLGELSALVANGVLSFEDGLTLVSKRALAMQKACEAAPSTMAAVLGLDDHIVEETCAEIDGVVVAANYNCPGQLVISGEIEAVEKACKVLTEKGAKRAILLPVGGAFHSPMMEPAREELAAAIEATEFSEPTCPVYQNVTASAVTSADEIKKNLMIQLTAPVKWTQSIKAMIADGGTEFIEVGPGKVLQGLMRKIDRSVAASGASLAE from the coding sequence ATGAAAGCATATATATTTCCTGGTCAAGGAGCACAATTTACAGGAATGGGATTGGATTTGTACGAAAAGTCGCCTTTAGCACAAGAATATTTCGAGAAAGCGAACGATATTTTAGGGTTCTCTATTACAGATATTATGTTCGAAGGAACTGCAGAACAATTAAAAGAAACGAAAGTTACACAACCTGCAATTTTCTTACATTCAGTAATTTTGGCGAAGGTTTTAGGAGACGATTTTAAACCAGAAATGGTTGCTGGACATTCTTTAGGAGAATTATCTGCATTGGTTGCAAACGGAGTTTTGTCTTTTGAAGACGGATTAACATTGGTTTCTAAACGTGCTTTGGCAATGCAAAAAGCGTGTGAAGCTGCACCTTCTACAATGGCTGCAGTTTTAGGTTTGGACGACCATATTGTTGAAGAAACTTGCGCAGAAATAGATGGAGTAGTAGTGGCTGCAAATTACAATTGTCCTGGACAATTGGTAATTTCTGGAGAAATTGAAGCGGTTGAAAAAGCGTGTAAAGTATTAACTGAAAAAGGAGCAAAAAGAGCAATTTTATTGCCTGTTGGTGGAGCATTTCACTCACCAATGATGGAACCTGCAAGAGAGGAATTAGCTGCTGCAATTGAGGCAACTGAATTTAGCGAACCAACTTGTCCAGTTTACCAGAATGTAACTGCAAGTGCTGTTACAAGTGCAGATGAGATTAAGAAAAATTTAATGATTCAGTTAACTGCGCCTGTAAAATGGACACAATCTATAAAAGCAATGATTGCTGATGGTGGAACCGAATTTATAGAAGTTGGACCAGGGAAAGTTTTACAAGGTTTAATGCGTAAAATAGATAGAAGTGTTGCTGCGAGTGGAGCTTCTTTGGCAGAATAA
- a CDS encoding T9SS type A sorting domain-containing protein, with the protein MKTKLLLILTLLSLTIYSQTSVPDDAFETYLETHDASGNVVTVGDANSLGDGTDGNNLVTTSKIDTLKTLSLSFLGIEKLDGIEDFAALESFTFDGNNVALTDVDLSENLNLKSIIIRSFPNLTNLNITGLTSLEDLTLRGSTIITFLDFTALLGLKKIHIGDFSSLTSFNISNLTSLEEFIFQKSNAMNSLDLSTLTGLKRVYISNNTLLSSVTLKTGTTANIDIVQLLGNTMLTCVEVDAGIPINGLTTWYQQHGPIFNEDCANPATYIPDDNFEAYLEANSMGNGIANDDLVTTSNINTITALDVSNQSISDLTGIEDFIALTELKANTNTISTVNLTENISLEKIYLNNNTLTEINVSKNIGLKQLWVRSNTIKNLDVSSNVALEWLVCSRNNIENLDLSVNTAAGFLELHTNNLKTLNLKNISNTTISYFDAKLNPNLSCIQVDDSAYWTTNFATQIDATSSFSVNCNYPTTNVLDAAFENYLETHDRNGNVVALGHINSMGNAIANDGKVFTHRIETVIKLDIQSPNTIADFTGLKDFRDLEIFGYLFGNVFSTIDFSSNLKMKRITLGLNAALTNVTFGNLPDVEYIQLGSDLVANVDLSGLPKLEEFKSLNGKLTSLNTAANSNLKRLTLANNLITSLDLSTNILLERLNATNNKLTSLNLKNNANNLIQTGFFNIRNNPGLTCIEVSDVAYANANWTAKDTQHSFNTDCSAVWSVMTSSATTTVLLTITGLDANNDGAITVAEAAAFTGDANGELNLSGTGITDVEGLQAFTSILQLDVSGNGITDLSPLTNSTFGLIAKSTGKTKTIRKTTAMALETIVLNDNSFEVLDFNTLTNLKNVDISNNPNLVTVSFQNGNNANIISFNSKNTPKLTCILVDDVNASNLSTWQKDAKNTFVASEAECRAKVLSTNTYDLNSSIEMFPNPVTDMLTLKLNNSNSIKKVKTYTVLGKLVSETTSKNINFSEFSDGIYIVKVITEKGIITRKVIKK; encoded by the coding sequence ATGAAAACAAAATTACTATTAATTTTAACATTGTTAAGTTTAACAATCTATTCTCAAACTTCTGTGCCAGATGATGCTTTTGAAACTTACTTAGAAACACACGACGCTTCTGGTAATGTTGTTACAGTTGGAGATGCTAATAGTTTAGGAGATGGAACAGATGGTAATAATTTGGTAACTACTTCAAAAATTGATACTCTTAAAACTTTATCCTTATCTTTTTTAGGAATTGAAAAGTTAGATGGTATCGAAGATTTTGCAGCTTTAGAAAGTTTTACTTTTGATGGAAATAATGTAGCTTTAACAGATGTAGATTTATCGGAGAATTTAAATTTAAAATCTATAATTATTAGAAGTTTTCCAAACCTCACAAATTTAAATATTACTGGTTTAACGAGTTTGGAAGATTTGACTTTAAGAGGTTCTACAATAATAACATTTTTAGATTTTACTGCTTTATTAGGGTTGAAAAAAATACACATTGGAGATTTCTCTTCTTTAACTTCTTTTAATATTTCTAATTTAACAAGTTTAGAAGAGTTTATATTCCAAAAATCAAATGCGATGAATTCTTTAGATTTATCGACATTAACTGGGCTAAAAAGAGTTTATATTTCTAATAATACTTTATTATCATCTGTAACATTAAAAACAGGAACTACAGCAAATATAGATATTGTACAGCTTTTGGGAAATACAATGTTAACTTGTGTAGAGGTAGATGCTGGTATTCCAATTAATGGATTAACAACTTGGTATCAACAACATGGACCAATATTTAATGAAGATTGTGCAAATCCAGCAACTTATATACCAGATGATAATTTTGAAGCATATTTAGAGGCCAATAGTATGGGTAATGGAATTGCTAATGATGATTTGGTAACAACATCTAATATAAATACAATTACTGCATTAGATGTTTCTAATCAATCCATATCCGATTTAACAGGGATTGAAGATTTTATAGCATTAACAGAATTAAAAGCAAATACAAATACAATCTCGACAGTAAACCTTACTGAGAATATAAGCTTAGAAAAAATTTACTTAAATAATAATACTCTAACTGAAATAAATGTATCAAAAAATATCGGTTTAAAGCAATTATGGGTTAGAAGTAATACTATAAAAAACTTAGATGTAAGTAGTAATGTCGCTTTAGAATGGTTGGTTTGTAGTAGAAATAATATAGAAAATTTAGATTTAAGTGTAAATACAGCTGCTGGTTTTTTGGAATTGCACACCAATAATTTAAAAACATTGAATTTAAAGAATATTTCGAATACAACTATTTCTTATTTTGATGCTAAATTGAACCCAAATTTATCATGTATCCAGGTAGATGATTCAGCTTATTGGACAACAAATTTTGCTACTCAAATTGATGCAACTTCTTCTTTTAGTGTAAACTGCAATTACCCAACCACAAATGTGCTAGATGCCGCTTTTGAAAATTATTTAGAAACCCATGATAGAAATGGAAATGTAGTTGCCTTGGGTCATATAAATAGTATGGGGAATGCAATTGCAAACGATGGGAAAGTTTTTACCCACAGAATAGAAACTGTAATAAAATTAGATATTCAAAGTCCAAATACAATCGCAGATTTTACAGGTTTAAAAGATTTTAGAGATTTAGAAATTTTTGGCTACTTGTTTGGGAATGTTTTTTCTACAATAGATTTTTCTTCAAACCTAAAAATGAAAAGAATTACACTAGGCTTAAATGCAGCTTTAACCAATGTAACTTTTGGTAATTTACCAGATGTAGAATACATACAATTGGGTAGTGATTTAGTTGCAAATGTAGATTTAAGTGGTTTACCTAAATTAGAAGAATTTAAAAGTTTAAATGGCAAACTTACTTCTTTAAATACTGCTGCTAACTCAAATTTAAAGAGACTTACTTTAGCGAATAACTTAATAACTTCTTTAGATTTATCTACTAATATTTTATTAGAAAGACTTAATGCTACAAACAATAAATTAACGAGTTTAAATTTAAAAAACAATGCAAATAATTTAATTCAAACAGGTTTTTTTAATATTAGAAATAACCCTGGTTTAACTTGTATTGAAGTAAGTGATGTAGCATATGCAAATGCTAATTGGACAGCTAAAGATACACAACACAGTTTTAATACAGATTGTTCTGCAGTTTGGTCTGTTATGACATCTTCTGCAACCACAACTGTATTATTAACAATTACAGGTTTAGATGCAAATAATGATGGAGCTATTACTGTTGCAGAAGCAGCAGCTTTTACTGGAGATGCAAATGGAGAGTTAAATTTAAGTGGAACAGGAATTACAGATGTAGAAGGCTTACAAGCATTTACTAGTATTTTACAATTAGACGTTTCTGGAAATGGAATTACAGATTTAAGTCCACTTACCAATTCTACTTTTGGATTAATCGCAAAATCTACAGGAAAAACAAAAACAATACGAAAAACAACAGCAATGGCTTTGGAAACGATTGTTTTAAATGATAATAGTTTCGAAGTTTTAGATTTTAATACCTTAACAAACTTAAAAAATGTAGATATTAGTAACAACCCTAATTTGGTAACTGTAAGTTTTCAAAATGGAAACAATGCAAATATCATTTCTTTCAATTCTAAAAACACACCAAAACTTACTTGTATTTTAGTTGATGATGTAAATGCTAGTAATTTATCTACTTGGCAAAAAGATGCTAAAAATACATTTGTTGCAAGTGAAGCAGAGTGTAGAGCAAAAGTGCTTTCTACAAATACTTACGATTTAAATTCTTCCATAGAAATGTTTCCAAATCCAGTAACAGATATGTTAACTTTAAAATTGAATAATTCAAATTCAATTAAAAAAGTAAAAACTTATACAGTGTTAGGTAAATTAGTGTCAGAAACCACTTCTAAAAATATTAATTTCTCAGAATTTTCTGACGGAATATATATTGTTAAAGTAATTACAGAAAAAGGAATAATTACAAGAAAGGTTATTAAAAAATAA